From one Bos indicus isolate NIAB-ARS_2022 breed Sahiwal x Tharparkar chromosome 16, NIAB-ARS_B.indTharparkar_mat_pri_1.0, whole genome shotgun sequence genomic stretch:
- the MFSD4A gene encoding major facilitator superfamily domain-containing protein 4A isoform X2 has translation MGCDVRVSGLLRRNLQPTLTYWSVFFSFGLCIAFLGPTLLDLRCQTRSSLPEISWVFFSQQFCLLLGSALGGVFKRTLAQSLWALFTSSLAISLVFATIPFCRDVEVLASVMALAGLAMGCIDTVANMQLVRIYQKDSAVFLQVLHFFVGFGALLSPLIADPFLSEANCLPANNTANATSVFHASRVLGRQHPEAQPRSNRTLPGLPSQDGAGTRVSYAFWIMALINLPVPLAVLHLLSKERLLACCPQRRPLLLSADELTLETQPPEKEDASSLSPKFQPGHEDLFSCCQRKNFRGVPSSFFAIHITAALVLFMTDGLTGAYSAFVYSYAVEKPLSVGHKVAGYLPSLFWGFITLGRLISIPVSSRVKPATMVFINVVGVVATYLVLLVFSHNVVFLFVGTASLGLSLSSTFPSMLAYTEDVLQYRGCATTVLVTGAGIGEMVLQMLVGSVWRA, from the exons ATGGGCTGCGACGTCCGGGTGTCCGGGCTGCTCCGCCGCAACCTGCAGCCCACGCTCACCTACTGGAGCGTCTTCTTCAGCTTCGGCCTGTGCATCGCCTTCCTGGGGCCCACGCTGCTGGACCTGCGCTGCCAGACGCGCAGCTCGCTGCCCGAGATCTCCTGGGTCTTCTTCTCGCAGcagttctgcctcctgctgggcaGCGCCCTCGGGGGCGTCTTCAAGAGGAC CCTGGCCCAGTCGCTGTGGGCCCTCTTCACCTCCTCCCTGGCCATCTCCCTGGTGTTCGCCACCATCCCCTTCTGCCGGGACGTGGAGGTGCTGGCCTCCGTCATGGCACTGGCCGGCCTGGCCATGGGCTGCATCGACACCGTGGCCAACATGCAGCTGGTGAGGATCTACCAGAAGGACTCGGCCGTCTTCCTCCAG GTTCTCCATTTCTTTGTGGGCTTTGGTGCACTGCTGAGCCCTCTCATCGCCGACCCTTTCCTGTCTGAGGCCAACTGCTTGCCTGCCAATAACACAGCCAATGCCACCTCTGTGTTCCATGCCTCCAGGGTCCTGGGCCGCCAGCACCCTGAGGCCCAGCCTCGGTCCAACCGGACGCTGCCTGGGCTGCCCTCGCAGGACGGGGCAGGCACCCGTGTGTCCTATGCCTTCTGGATTATGGCCCTGATCAAC CTCCCGGTGCccttggctgtgctgcatctgCTGTCCAAAGAGCGCCTGCTGGCCTGCTGCCCTCAGAGGAGGCCCCTGCTGCTGTCCGCGGACGAGCTCACCCTGGAGACACAGCCTCCTGAGAAGGAAGACGCATCCTCACTGTCCCCCAAGTTCCAGCCAG GGCACGAGGACCTGTTCAGCTGCTGCCAGAGGAAGAACTTCAGAGGggtcccttcttccttcttcgcCATCCACATCACAGCCGCCCTGGTCCTGTTCATGACCGACGGGCTGACG GGCGCATACTCCGCCTTCGTGTACAGCTACGCGGTGGAGAAGCCGCTGTCCGTGGGACACAAGGTGGCCGGTTACCTCCCCAGCCTCTTCTGGGGCTTCATCACCCTGGGCCGGCTCATCTCCATTCCTGTCTCCTCCAGAGTGAAGCCAGCCACCATGGTTTTCATCAATGTG GTCGGCGTGGTGGCGACGTACCTGGTGCTTCTTGTTTTCTCGCATAACGTGGTCTTCCTGTTCGTGGGGACGGCCAGCCTGGGTCTGTCCCTCAGCAGCACCTTCCCCAGCATGCTGGCCTACACCGAGGACGTGCTGCAGTACAGAG GCTGTGCGACCACAGTGCTGGTGACAGGTGCGGGTATTGGAGAGATGGTCCTCCAGATGCTGGTCGGCTCG